One part of the Andrena cerasifolii isolate SP2316 chromosome 4, iyAndCera1_principal, whole genome shotgun sequence genome encodes these proteins:
- the Mrpl37 gene encoding mitochondrial ribosomal protein L37, translating to MKFTQLLRKQHIGRAVRSLWQTQRDRSITVTNAKEVLTSMGFTVQDALEVVKPPKQFSKLEIPGMCDAMHPDWKEKSCLTYKDHDVLQGGISQACLLTNTLKVDDELPEKIRNMATDIPEHVDDLLKRMICTSNIYDAQQVKLPKLKDPNRPSWVFPRVYGVTSTRKMRNLSRKFLQLCESLSGLSVAQNRSVVHDGVLSMCIDKESDLLQFFLKMEFMVTSLKPLTAIADANAYNNLDMPILYPLHHTIGLSQTNTYKTEDMYPINVRSALMNAHTILVNYDPEEVKNLTELPVTESQIHARSLIKSFTAAMACARQRFGRNVKELPEPVVVQCIQSDGQSFHFSVYQLNSLTIDNAEGNRNFWWSSPSMKLYRKAEYENGRPYLEGYNNEVFKVFHAFYKNT from the exons ATGAAGTTTACACAATTGTTGCGTAAACAACATATAGGTAGAGCAGTGCGGTCTCTCTGGCAGACGCAAAGAGATAGATCTATAACAGTAACGAATGCAAAAGAAGTTTTAACATCTATGGGTTTCACGGTACAAGATGCACTAGAAGTAGTAAAACCGCCAAAACAATTTTCTAA ATTAGAAATACCTGGCATGTGTGATGCTATGCACCCTGATTGGAAGGAGAAAAGCTGCTTAACATATAAAGATCACGATGTTCTTCAAGGAGGTATATCACAAGCATGTTTATTAACGAACACGTTAAAGGTTGACGATGAGCTTCctgaaaaaataagaaacatggCAACTGATATCCCAGAACATGTAGACGATTTATTAAAAAG aatGATTTGTACGTCCAACATATATGATGCACAACAAGTAAAATTACCGAAGCTGAAAGATCCTAATAGACCTAGTTGGGTATTTCCTAGAGTATATGGTGTAACAAGTACAAGAAAAAT GCGTAACTTGTCGCGAAAGTTTTTACAACTATGTGAATCATTATCTGGACTAAGCGTTGCACAAAATCGATCAGTCGTGCATGACGGGGTACTGTCTATGTGTATAG ataaAGAATCGGATCTTCTACAGTTTTTCCTGAAAATGGAGTTCATGGTGACATCTTTAAAGCCTTTAACTGCGATAGCAGATGCAAATGCATATAATAACCTCGATATGCCCATTTTGTATCCATTACATCATACTATTGGTTTATCCCAAACAAATACTTACAAAACTGAGGATATGTATC cAATCAACGTGAGATCTGCGTTAATGAATGCTCACACTATATTGGTAAATTATGATCCAGAAGAAGTTAAGAATTTAACAGAATTGCCAGTTACTGAAAGTCAAATTCACGCGCGTTCCTTGATAAAATCATTTACTGCAGCTATGGCTTGTGCTCGACAAAGGTTTGGAAGGAATGTGAAAGAATTACCAGAACCTGTTGTTGTGCAATGTATTCAGTCCGATGGGCAGAGTTTTCATTTCTCTGTGTACCAGCTTAACTCCTTAACTATTGATAATGCAGAGGGGAACAGAAACTTCTGGTGGTCTTCGCCATCCatgaaattatatcgaaaagctgaatATGAAAACGGGAGACCATACCTTGAAGGGTATAATAATGAAGTTTTTAAAGTATTTCATGCATTTTATAAGAATACATAA